A window of the Blattabacterium cuenoti genome harbors these coding sequences:
- a CDS encoding glycosyltransferase produces MNYNISPKVIIGSGGTGGHIYPGIAIANELKKKFQKSIFCLLDLRIIWKCEKYLDLGILLKAFVFQEEKINFFLYQALFYLYN; encoded by the coding sequence ATGAACTATAATATTTCACCTAAAGTCATTATTGGAAGTGGAGGGACCGGAGGTCACATCTATCCGGGGATAGCTATTGCTAATGAACTTAAAAAAAAATTCCAAAAATCAATATTTTGTTTATTGGATCTAAGAATCATATGGAAATGCGAGAAATACCTAGATTTGGGTATTCTATTGAAAGCATTTGTATTTCAGGAGGAAAAGATAAATTTTTTTCTATATCAGGCTTTATTTTATCTATACAACTAA